A window from Athalia rosae chromosome 5, iyAthRosa1.1, whole genome shotgun sequence encodes these proteins:
- the LOC105692878 gene encoding tetraspanin-9-like, giving the protein MKRREAVTDDETESESVDEEITESDESLPPSAKKGQFLGIPSFSLSYKQLPKKCLKFSFLCINGATFLSGITALVISIWMLADSKLMSRLVGQRLFVTILLFVGLLTSMVAFLGIIAIVKKRKKFLIIYILCHIASLCIIFICAIMSFSFFDKIMKKIREDMLNTIVNYHSLDWVTEAWDNTHQYLQCCGIRSYKDWAIYHMNIPQSCCSSTIEKCLLMNKDLAYKSGCLKRALILLKSNVHAVAVSALFIAMILAAGIFLAVGVCKRYKWNRPPTGSNMKS; this is encoded by the exons ATGAAACGTAGAGAAGCAGTCACCGACGATGAAACCGAAAGCGAAAGTGTCGACGAGGAGATTACGGAGAGCGATGAATCGCTGCCACCAAGCGCTAAAAAAGGACAATTCCTCGGCATACCTAGTTTTTCGCTTTCCTACAAGCAACTACCAAAGAAATGCTTGAAATTCTCCTTTCTATGCATTAATGGCGCAACATTT CTTTCAGGTATCACAGCACTGGTGATATCGATATGGATGTTGGCTGACAGTAAATTAATGTCTAGACTTGTGGGTCAGCGGCTATTTGTAACGATTTTACTCTTCGTCGGTCTCTTGACCTCCATGGTAGCTTTTTTAGGAATTATAGCTatagtgaaaaagagaaagaagtttTTAATCATC TACATATTATGCCACATTGCGTCGCTGTgcataattttcatttgcgCTATTATGagcttctcatttttcgataaaattatgaagaaaataCGCGAGGATATGCTCAACACGATAGTTAACTACCACTCTCTTGACTGGGTTACTGAAGCCTGGGATAATACCCATCAATAT CTTCAATGCTGTGGAATCAGGTCCTACAAAGACTGGGCTATTTATCACATGAACATACCACAAAGCTGTTGCTCTTCGACAATTGAGAAA TGTCTGTTAATGAACAAGGACCTGGCCTATAAATCTGGTTGTTTGAAACGGGCTCTTATTCTTCTGAAATCCAATGTCCATGCGGTGGCGGTATCCGCACTGTTCATCGCAATGATTCTg GCTGCAGGTATTTTTCTGGCAGTTGGAGTGTGCAAGAGGTACAAGTGGAACAGGCCTCCTACAGGAAGCAACATGAAATCGTGA